A genomic region of Streptomyces sp. R33 contains the following coding sequences:
- a CDS encoding MmcQ/YjbR family DNA-binding protein yields MKAAVRKWEAVREFARGLPEAVEEFPWGPEDCVVKVNKKIFVFLGNADGPQPPGLSVKLKDEALHGHAMTAPGAEPTGYGLGKAGWVSLPLGEQGAPSLEVLCEWVEESYRTVALKRHLKELDARNESTG; encoded by the coding sequence ATGAAGGCTGCGGTGCGCAAGTGGGAGGCGGTGCGGGAGTTTGCCCGCGGGCTGCCGGAGGCCGTGGAGGAGTTTCCCTGGGGTCCGGAGGACTGTGTGGTGAAGGTCAACAAGAAGATCTTCGTCTTCCTGGGCAACGCGGACGGCCCGCAGCCGCCCGGGCTCTCCGTGAAGCTCAAGGACGAGGCGCTGCACGGCCACGCCATGACCGCGCCCGGGGCGGAGCCGACCGGGTACGGGCTGGGGAAGGCGGGCTGGGTCTCCCTGCCGCTGGGGGAGCAGGGGGCGCCCTCGCTCGAGGTGCTGTGCGAATGGGTGGAGGAGAGCTACCGGACGGTCGCCCTGAAGCGGCATCTGAAGGAGCTCGACGCGCGAAACGAGTCAACCGGCTAA
- a CDS encoding SsgA family sporulation/cell division regulator — MITVIEQAVQARLVATAPKVETVPVTLCYDRADPFAVRMAFPAPATLEGIEVSWTFARELLESGLDRPTGCGDVRVRPYDIDRTTIEFHAPEGVAIVLMLTAELHRFLERAATVVPPGLEHLYLDMDHSLAELMRDPH, encoded by the coding sequence TTGATCACTGTTATCGAGCAGGCCGTGCAGGCCCGTCTGGTCGCCACCGCCCCGAAGGTCGAGACCGTACCCGTCACGCTCTGCTACGACCGTGCGGATCCCTTCGCCGTGCGCATGGCCTTCCCCGCCCCCGCCACCCTCGAGGGCATCGAGGTCTCGTGGACCTTCGCCCGCGAGCTCCTCGAATCGGGGCTGGACCGCCCGACGGGGTGCGGCGACGTGCGGGTGCGGCCGTACGACATCGACCGGACCACGATCGAGTTCCACGCGCCCGAGGGCGTGGCGATCGTGCTGATGCTGACGGCCGAACTGCACCGGTTCCTGGAACGGGCCGCGACGGTCGTCCCGCCGGGTCTGGAGCACCTGTACCTCGACATGGACCACAGCCTGGCCGAGCTGATGCGCGACCCGCACTGA
- a CDS encoding GNAT family N-acetyltransferase, translating into MHHAPHAPRPAAPADVPELVRLRAVALAALGVDPGPFDAAWRDVARGWFLERISERPDVHCLVVGGAPGEPLLATGMAWITYHLPSPRWTDGRRGYLDGIVTDEGARGQGHGRRIVDGLTAWLNGNGIHYIQLHASSDGEPVYKAAGFVTGQYPGMDLFTTPQDTAQDNPRNPQHP; encoded by the coding sequence ATGCACCATGCACCCCACGCACCCCGCCCCGCCGCCCCCGCCGACGTACCCGAGCTGGTCCGGCTTCGGGCCGTGGCTCTTGCCGCCCTCGGGGTTGACCCCGGGCCGTTCGATGCCGCCTGGCGGGATGTTGCCCGCGGGTGGTTCCTCGAGCGGATCAGCGAACGCCCAGACGTGCACTGCCTGGTCGTCGGCGGAGCACCCGGCGAGCCCCTGCTGGCCACCGGCATGGCCTGGATCACGTACCACCTGCCCAGTCCCCGGTGGACCGACGGGCGGCGCGGCTACCTCGACGGGATCGTCACCGACGAAGGCGCCCGCGGTCAGGGCCACGGCCGGCGGATAGTCGACGGGCTCACCGCCTGGCTGAACGGCAACGGGATCCACTACATCCAGCTGCACGCAAGCTCCGACGGCGAACCCGTGTACAAGGCAGCGGGCTTCGTCACCGGCCAGTACCCGGGAATGGACCTGTTCACCACTCCCCAGGACACTGCGCAGGACAACCCGCGGAACCCCCAACACCCCTGA
- a CDS encoding ABC-F family ATP-binding cassette domain-containing protein has product MSHTPAFITCSALSFDWPDGTPVFEGFDLAVGPGRTGLIGLNGCGKSTLLKLVAGELTPSDGQLSVAGTIGHLPQSVTLDTALRVDEALGIRAVRTALHAIEAGEATEANFTTVGDDWDVEERALALLDQLGLARIGLDRTVGELSGGECVLLRLAALLLARPDVLLLDEPTNNLDLRARRRLYAAVESWSGVLLLVSHDRELLERVDQIADLHDGEVRWYGGNFTAYEEQLAAEQDAAERMVRVAEADVQRQKRELSDAHMKLARRKRYGQKMYDSKREPKIVMGARKRAAQESAGKHRIMHTEKLAQAKERLDQAVEAVRDDDEIRIKLPATQVPPGRRVLTLSDVHLVHGARAAGEWELRGPERIALVGRNGSGKTTLLRTIAGLLAPASGEALTHVPTRFLPQRLDVLDESRSVVENVARFAPQASNNLIRARLAHFLFRGARADRPAGTLSGGERFRAALAALLLAEPAPQLLMLDEPTNNLDLASVRQLAGALESYEGALLVASHDVPFLESIGITRWLLLDGEMRPTTAEEVRETLWHE; this is encoded by the coding sequence GTGTCCCATACCCCTGCTTTCATCACGTGTTCCGCCCTGTCCTTCGACTGGCCCGACGGCACCCCCGTCTTCGAGGGCTTCGACCTGGCCGTCGGCCCTGGCCGTACCGGCCTCATCGGGCTCAACGGCTGCGGGAAGTCCACCCTGCTGAAGCTCGTCGCGGGTGAACTGACCCCGTCCGACGGCCAGTTGTCCGTGGCCGGCACCATCGGCCACCTCCCCCAGAGCGTCACCCTCGACACCGCCCTGCGCGTCGACGAGGCGCTCGGCATCCGCGCCGTCCGCACCGCCCTGCACGCCATCGAGGCGGGCGAGGCCACCGAGGCGAACTTCACCACGGTGGGCGACGACTGGGACGTCGAGGAGCGGGCCCTGGCCCTGCTCGACCAGCTCGGCCTCGCCCGGATCGGCCTGGACCGTACGGTCGGCGAACTCTCCGGCGGTGAATGCGTGTTGCTGCGCCTCGCGGCCCTGCTTCTCGCCCGGCCCGACGTCCTGCTGCTGGACGAGCCGACGAACAACCTCGACCTGCGCGCCCGGCGCCGCCTGTACGCGGCGGTCGAGTCCTGGTCCGGGGTGCTGCTCCTGGTCAGCCACGACCGGGAGCTGCTGGAGCGGGTCGACCAGATCGCCGACCTGCACGACGGCGAAGTCCGCTGGTACGGAGGGAACTTCACGGCGTACGAGGAGCAGCTCGCCGCCGAGCAGGACGCGGCCGAGCGGATGGTCCGGGTCGCGGAGGCCGACGTACAGCGGCAGAAGCGGGAACTGTCCGACGCGCACATGAAGTTGGCGCGGCGCAAGCGGTACGGCCAGAAGATGTACGACTCGAAGCGCGAGCCGAAGATCGTCATGGGCGCCCGCAAGCGCGCTGCCCAGGAGTCGGCCGGCAAGCACCGCATCATGCACACCGAGAAGCTGGCTCAGGCGAAGGAGCGGCTGGACCAGGCGGTGGAGGCAGTCCGGGACGACGACGAGATCCGGATCAAGCTGCCCGCCACACAGGTCCCGCCGGGACGCCGGGTCCTGACCCTGAGCGATGTGCACCTGGTGCACGGGGCCAGGGCTGCCGGTGAGTGGGAGCTGCGCGGTCCGGAGCGGATCGCGCTGGTGGGCCGCAACGGTTCGGGCAAGACGACCCTGCTGCGCACGATCGCGGGCCTGCTCGCGCCTGCGTCCGGCGAGGCGCTGACCCATGTGCCGACGCGGTTCCTGCCGCAGCGGCTGGACGTGCTCGACGAGAGCCGTTCGGTGGTGGAGAACGTGGCGCGGTTCGCGCCGCAGGCCTCGAACAACCTGATCCGGGCGCGGCTCGCGCACTTCCTGTTCCGGGGCGCCCGGGCGGACCGGCCGGCGGGCACCCTGTCGGGCGGCGAGCGCTTCCGGGCGGCGCTGGCGGCGCTGCTGCTGGCGGAGCCGGCTCCGCAGCTGCTGATGCTGGACGAGCCGACGAACAACCTGGACCTGGCGAGCGTGCGGCAGCTGGCGGGCGCGCTGGAGTCGTACGAGGGCGCACTGCTGGTCGCGAGCCACGACGTGCCGTTCCTGGAGTCGATCGGGATCACGCGGTGGCTGCTGCTGGACGGCGAGATGCGGCCGACCACGGCCGAGGAGGTGCGGGAGACGCTCTGGCACGAGTGA
- a CDS encoding WD40/YVTN/BNR-like repeat-containing protein: MATAALTVGLLAGPAYAQDVQEVQGYGVEGYGVQGHDGQGLRGVGWALKETGKDSRFRGLAAVSRSTAWVAGSKGTVLRTVDGGRSWRDVSPPGAVAEGLELRDIEAFDARRAVALSIGEGEASRVLRTEDGGATWTETFRSPDPRAFYDCLTFFDSRHGLAVSDPVDGRFRILSTDDGGRNWSVLPSTGMPEALPGEAGFAASGQCLVSAGSRDVWLATGGGAAARILHSADRGRTWRVAESGIPAGDPAKGVFALAFRDRTKGFAVGGDYRTGEASPQAAAVSADAGRTWRPAPTPPPAYRSGAAWLPHLHDAALAVGPTGTDVTTDGGRSWRPLAAGSFDTVDCTGDGGCWAAGEKGRVGRLEVGL, from the coding sequence ATGGCCACGGCGGCTCTGACGGTGGGGCTGCTGGCCGGCCCCGCGTACGCGCAGGACGTGCAGGAAGTGCAGGGGTACGGCGTGGAGGGGTACGGCGTGCAGGGGCACGACGGGCAAGGGTTACGGGGCGTGGGCTGGGCGCTGAAGGAGACCGGCAAGGACTCCCGCTTCCGCGGCCTGGCGGCGGTCAGCCGCTCCACGGCCTGGGTGGCCGGCTCCAAGGGCACGGTGCTGCGCACCGTGGACGGCGGCCGCAGCTGGCGCGACGTCTCACCGCCGGGCGCGGTCGCGGAAGGCCTGGAGCTGCGCGACATCGAGGCCTTCGACGCACGGCGTGCGGTGGCCCTGTCCATCGGGGAGGGCGAGGCGTCACGGGTGCTGCGCACCGAGGACGGCGGCGCCACCTGGACCGAGACCTTCCGCAGTCCCGACCCGCGCGCCTTCTACGACTGCCTCACCTTCTTCGACTCCCGGCACGGGCTGGCCGTGAGCGACCCGGTGGACGGCAGGTTCCGGATCCTGTCGACGGACGACGGCGGCCGGAACTGGTCGGTGCTGCCGAGTACGGGCATGCCGGAGGCCCTGCCGGGCGAGGCGGGCTTCGCCGCGAGCGGCCAGTGCCTGGTGAGCGCGGGGTCGCGCGACGTCTGGCTGGCCACGGGCGGCGGCGCGGCCGCCCGGATCCTGCACTCGGCGGACCGCGGCCGCACCTGGCGGGTCGCCGAATCGGGCATCCCGGCGGGCGACCCGGCCAAGGGGGTCTTCGCGCTGGCCTTCCGCGACCGTACGAAGGGCTTCGCTGTCGGCGGCGACTACCGCACCGGCGAAGCCTCCCCGCAGGCCGCGGCCGTCTCGGCGGACGCGGGCCGCACCTGGCGCCCGGCCCCCACCCCGCCGCCCGCATACCGCTCGGGCGCGGCCTGGCTCCCGCACCTGCACGACGCGGCCCTGGCGGTGGGCCCGACCGGCACGGACGTCACGACGGACGGCGGCAGGAGCTGGCGGCCGCTCGCGGCCGGCTCGTTCGACACCGTCGACTGCACGGGTGACGGGGGCTGCTGGGCGGCGGGGGAGAAGGGGAGGGTGGGGAGGCTGGAGGTCGGGCTTTGA
- a CDS encoding WhiB family transcriptional regulator, whose product MSMNTATATTATTAPAWYDLALCAQTGPGFFFPEPGSSLRDAKRLCGACEGRVACLEYALANDERFGVWGGLSESERLALRPRS is encoded by the coding sequence ATGTCGATGAACACCGCTACCGCCACCACCGCCACCACCGCGCCCGCCTGGTACGACCTCGCCCTCTGCGCCCAGACGGGCCCGGGCTTCTTCTTCCCGGAGCCCGGCTCGTCCCTGAGGGACGCGAAGCGGCTGTGCGGGGCGTGCGAGGGCCGTGTGGCATGCCTGGAGTACGCCCTGGCCAACGACGAGCGCTTCGGCGTCTGGGGCGGCCTCTCGGAGTCGGAGCGCCTCGCCCTGCGCCCGCGCAGCTGA
- a CDS encoding trans-acting enoyl reductase family protein: MNEVVRQADEAAGSERLRDRAYDVVLFGATGFVGALTAEYLAAHAPAGCRWALAGRDLGKLERLRERLTALDPGCASLPLLRADAGDARAVRELAASTRVLATTVGPYVLYGAELVAACAAEGTDYVDLTGEPEFVDRTYVEHDTRARETGARLVHACGFDSIPADLGAYFTVGQLPQGVPLRVDGFMRSNAVFSGGTLASALTIMGRGPQTLAAAHERRLHEPRLLERRVRGPLGAPRFSRETGAWALPLPTLDARIVTRSAAALERYGPDFRYRQYASVKHLPVAVGGTAAIGATVALAQLPAARRWLMSRWEPGRGPDAERRARSWFTVRFVGEGGGRRVFTEVSGGDPGYGETAKMLAESALCLAYDALPERAGQLTTAVAMGDALLDRLQKAGIRFRVAAVR; the protein is encoded by the coding sequence ATGAACGAAGTGGTTCGGCAGGCCGACGAGGCCGCGGGCAGTGAGCGCCTGCGCGACCGGGCCTATGACGTGGTGCTCTTCGGTGCGACCGGGTTCGTCGGGGCACTGACCGCCGAGTACCTCGCCGCGCACGCCCCCGCCGGCTGCCGGTGGGCCCTCGCGGGCCGCGACCTCGGCAAGCTGGAGCGGCTGCGCGAGCGGCTGACCGCGCTCGACCCGGGCTGCGCGTCGCTGCCGCTGCTCCGCGCGGACGCCGGGGACGCACGGGCCGTACGGGAACTGGCCGCCTCCACGCGGGTCCTGGCCACGACGGTCGGGCCGTACGTCCTGTACGGGGCGGAGCTGGTCGCCGCCTGCGCCGCGGAGGGCACGGACTACGTGGACCTCACCGGCGAGCCGGAGTTCGTGGACCGGACGTACGTCGAGCACGACACCCGGGCCCGGGAGACCGGTGCGCGGCTGGTGCACGCCTGCGGCTTCGACTCGATCCCGGCCGACCTCGGCGCGTACTTCACGGTGGGACAGCTCCCGCAGGGCGTGCCGCTGCGGGTGGACGGGTTCATGCGGTCCAACGCGGTCTTCTCCGGCGGCACCCTGGCCTCGGCCCTCACCATCATGGGCCGCGGGCCGCAGACCCTGGCCGCGGCGCACGAGCGCCGGCTGCACGAGCCCCGGCTGCTGGAACGGCGCGTACGGGGACCCCTGGGCGCCCCGCGGTTCAGCCGGGAGACCGGGGCGTGGGCGCTGCCGCTGCCGACCCTGGACGCCCGGATCGTGACCCGCTCGGCGGCCGCGCTGGAGCGGTACGGGCCGGACTTCCGCTACCGGCAGTACGCCTCGGTGAAGCACCTCCCGGTCGCCGTGGGCGGTACGGCGGCGATCGGCGCGACGGTGGCCCTGGCCCAGCTCCCGGCGGCGCGGCGGTGGCTGATGAGCCGCTGGGAGCCGGGCCGCGGCCCGGACGCGGAGCGCCGGGCGCGCAGCTGGTTCACGGTCCGCTTCGTGGGCGAGGGCGGCGGCCGCCGCGTGTTCACCGAGGTCTCGGGCGGCGACCCGGGCTACGGCGAGACCGCCAAGATGCTGGCGGAGTCGGCGCTGTGCCTCGCGTACGACGCCCTGCCCGAACGGGCCGGCCAGCTCACCACGGCGGTGGCGATGGGCGACGCCCTGCTGGACCGGCTCCAGAAGGCGGGCATCCGGTTCCGGGTGGCCGCGGTGCGCTGA
- a CDS encoding DoxX family protein, translated as MAYELRDRAIFRATSTSGTTATHDLGLLVLRLVVGLTMVGHGTQKLFGWFKGPGLTATGKGFSMSGYPAGDAMAVIASLSEILGGLGLALGLLTPLAGAALTGTFINILAVRGLSAYFPPKGVELESVLFAGVVALTLTGPGRFSVDHFLPVLRESRPRYSVLGLLLGAVVGFVVLLIRD; from the coding sequence ATGGCGTACGAACTGCGGGATCGCGCGATCTTTCGTGCCACCTCGACGTCTGGCACCACCGCCACTCACGACCTCGGCCTGCTCGTGCTGCGGCTCGTCGTCGGCCTCACCATGGTCGGCCACGGCACCCAGAAGCTCTTCGGCTGGTTCAAGGGCCCGGGCCTCACCGCGACCGGCAAGGGCTTCTCGATGAGCGGCTATCCCGCCGGGGATGCCATGGCCGTCATCGCCAGCCTCTCCGAGATCCTGGGTGGCCTCGGGCTCGCCCTGGGTCTGCTCACTCCGCTCGCCGGCGCGGCTTTGACCGGTACCTTCATCAACATCCTCGCCGTCCGGGGCTTGAGTGCCTACTTCCCCCCCAAGGGTGTGGAACTCGAGTCGGTGCTCTTCGCCGGGGTCGTCGCCCTCACCCTCACCGGGCCGGGCCGCTTCTCCGTCGACCACTTCCTCCCCGTCCTACGCGAGTCGCGGCCCCGGTACTCCGTCCTCGGACTGCTGCTGGGAGCCGTAGTGGGTTTCGTCGTCCTCCTCATCCGCGACTGA
- a CDS encoding acyl-ACP desaturase has protein sequence MTITSPHLGSSEAWTDAKLLYALEEVVEKELNRHLKVTKDWMPHEYVPWSDGRNFPGFFEDGEAWDPEQSKVTDIGKIALVVNLLTEDNLPSYHHEIATLFGRNGAWGTWVHRWTAEEGRHGIVMRDYLLASRAVDPDKLEAFRMQHMSEGFESDNRHSMLHSVAYVAFQELATRISHRNTGHQSGDPVCDRMLARIAQDENLHMIFYRNLLGAAFEIAPDLTMQAVRDVVVNFRMPGHGMPGFERMAAQMAIGGVYNLRIHHDDVLSPVIRFLKIMDIDGLGPEGQKAQEELGLFMNGLDSEARKFDERLAARAARIAARKA, from the coding sequence GTGACGATCACCTCTCCCCACCTCGGCAGCTCGGAGGCGTGGACAGACGCCAAGCTGCTGTACGCGCTGGAAGAGGTGGTCGAGAAGGAACTCAACCGCCATCTGAAGGTCACCAAGGACTGGATGCCCCACGAGTACGTCCCGTGGAGCGACGGCCGGAACTTCCCGGGCTTCTTCGAGGACGGCGAGGCCTGGGACCCGGAGCAGTCCAAGGTCACCGACATCGGCAAGATCGCGCTGGTCGTGAACCTGCTGACCGAGGACAACCTCCCCAGCTACCACCACGAGATCGCCACGCTCTTCGGGCGCAACGGCGCCTGGGGCACCTGGGTGCACCGCTGGACGGCCGAGGAGGGCCGCCACGGCATCGTGATGCGTGACTACCTGCTGGCCTCGCGCGCCGTGGACCCGGACAAGCTCGAAGCGTTCCGCATGCAGCACATGTCGGAGGGCTTCGAGTCCGACAACCGGCACTCGATGCTGCACTCGGTGGCGTACGTGGCCTTCCAGGAGCTCGCGACCCGCATCTCGCACCGCAACACCGGCCACCAGTCCGGTGACCCGGTCTGCGACCGGATGCTGGCCCGCATCGCGCAGGACGAGAACCTGCACATGATCTTCTACCGGAACCTGCTGGGCGCCGCCTTCGAGATCGCCCCGGACCTGACGATGCAGGCCGTGCGCGACGTCGTGGTCAACTTCCGGATGCCCGGACACGGCATGCCCGGCTTCGAGCGCATGGCCGCCCAGATGGCGATCGGCGGGGTCTACAACCTGCGGATCCACCACGACGACGTGCTGAGCCCCGTGATCCGCTTCCTGAAGATCATGGACATCGACGGTCTCGGCCCCGAGGGCCAGAAGGCCCAGGAGGAGCTCGGGCTGTTCATGAACGGCCTGGACTCCGAGGCCCGCAAGTTCGACGAGCGCCTTGCCGCCCGCGCGGCCCGCATCGCGGCCCGCAAGGCCTGA
- a CDS encoding YciI family protein, with translation MFVMELTYTAPVEAVEEEMDAHIAWLDGYYASGVFLASGRKVPRDGGIILAAGVSRAEIERIAAEDPFTLAGVCEYSITEFIATRTSGDLAGVRENPVV, from the coding sequence ATGTTCGTCATGGAACTCACCTACACCGCACCCGTCGAAGCCGTCGAAGAGGAGATGGACGCGCACATCGCCTGGCTGGACGGCTACTACGCATCGGGCGTCTTCCTCGCCTCGGGCCGCAAGGTCCCGCGCGACGGCGGCATCATCCTGGCAGCCGGGGTCTCGCGCGCGGAGATCGAACGCATCGCGGCAGAGGACCCCTTCACGCTGGCCGGCGTCTGCGAGTACAGCATCACGGAGTTCATCGCGACGAGGACGTCGGGGGACCTGGCGGGGGTTCGGGAGAATCCGGTGGTTTAA
- a CDS encoding endonuclease V has protein sequence MTSVKTPADEAEARAIQDELRHHVVLDEPGPPPGRGLVAGVDVAYDDERDLVAAAAVVLDAATLEVVEEATAVGHVSFPYVPGLLAFRELPTVLAALDALTAAPDLVVCDGYGLAHPRGFGLACHLGVVTGLPSMGVAKNPFTFTYEEPGALRGDAAPLLAADGAVVGRALRTQDRIKPVYVSVGHRVSLDNACAHALALSPRFRIPESTRHADSLCRRALREAA, from the coding sequence ATGACGAGCGTGAAGACCCCCGCCGACGAGGCCGAGGCCCGGGCGATACAAGACGAACTCCGCCATCACGTCGTGCTCGACGAGCCCGGTCCGCCGCCCGGACGCGGGCTCGTCGCGGGCGTGGACGTCGCCTACGACGACGAGCGCGACCTGGTCGCCGCCGCGGCCGTCGTCCTCGACGCCGCCACCCTCGAGGTCGTCGAGGAGGCGACCGCCGTCGGGCACGTCAGCTTCCCCTACGTGCCCGGGCTCCTCGCCTTCCGGGAGCTGCCCACCGTGCTGGCCGCGCTGGATGCCCTCACCGCCGCCCCCGACCTCGTCGTCTGCGACGGTTACGGGCTCGCCCACCCCCGCGGCTTCGGCCTCGCCTGCCACCTCGGGGTGGTCACCGGGCTGCCGAGCATGGGCGTCGCGAAGAACCCGTTCACGTTCACCTACGAGGAGCCGGGCGCCCTCCGCGGCGACGCCGCGCCGCTGCTCGCGGCCGACGGCGCCGTCGTCGGGCGGGCGCTGCGGACGCAGGACCGGATCAAGCCGGTGTACGTTTCCGTCGGCCACCGGGTCTCGCTGGACAACGCCTGCGCCCACGCCCTCGCGCTGAGCCCCCGATTCCGGATCCCGGAGTCCACCCGCCACGCCGACTCCCTCTGCCGACGGGCCCTGCGCGAAGCCGCCTGA
- a CDS encoding (4Fe-4S)-binding protein, producing MPSKEPKAYDGKRITVTYDTGRCLHAAECVGGLPEVFDSGKRPWVQPDGAEPERVAEVIRRCPSGALQYRFADDGPAEEPDRPTTVVRSPAGQLVMRGDLRVTTPDGSVRRETRAMLCACGVSGNQPFCDHSGACGSD from the coding sequence ATGCCATCCAAGGAACCCAAGGCCTACGACGGCAAGCGCATCACCGTCACGTACGACACCGGCCGGTGTCTGCACGCCGCCGAGTGCGTGGGCGGACTGCCCGAGGTGTTCGACTCGGGGAAGCGTCCGTGGGTGCAGCCCGACGGGGCCGAGCCGGAGCGGGTGGCCGAGGTGATCCGCCGCTGCCCCTCGGGCGCGCTGCAGTACCGGTTCGCGGACGACGGGCCGGCCGAGGAGCCGGACCGGCCGACCACCGTCGTACGGTCGCCCGCCGGCCAGCTCGTGATGCGCGGCGATCTGCGCGTGACGACGCCCGACGGGAGCGTCCGCAGGGAGACCAGGGCCATGCTTTGCGCCTGTGGAGTGAGCGGGAACCAGCCGTTCTGCGACCACTCCGGAGCGTGCGGCAGCGACTGA
- a CDS encoding PKD domain-containing protein has translation MAHAAGTDSGDTQGISQPDLAQAGLKNTAKFSSPADRSIRQSAPSPKSKLAAAAMAETADAANPTLAVGLEAFATSAHAIELDSSVTSATTPLDITIAWGDGATTTASASGTQLVASEHTYAELGTYTVKVTVTDQAANTSVTNEVAFTTAGSDYTPYGPTRLLDTRNGTGAAKAAKVAPYTSAHLKIGGNGSIPAGVTAVVLNVTVTGTTSGGHVTAFADGDEKPSTSNVNFVPGQTVPNLVIVPVGENGYVNLYNGGWEPVDLIADVTGYFTQTASSGYTPLAPQRFVDTRSGTGTAKGQLAGYGSFGTQITGLGKVPASGVTAVALNVTVTNPRSDGHLTVYPSGQQAPTASNVNFTTGQTIANSVIVPVGPDGRINVRNGGWNPADVIVDVVGYYSPQSKGSYLPFAPERMIDTRDPQDPAHGPLAGRDYIYAGMSEPGSGVTGFVLNATVTNTRDSGFLAVAPDPNTLDEYDNNAAGQPAPPTSSTLNWTTGKTVPNLVQASTGGTGVVDFWNQSDGDTDLIVDVFGMYQDN, from the coding sequence ATGGCCCACGCCGCCGGCACCGACTCCGGCGATACCCAGGGCATCAGCCAGCCCGACCTGGCGCAGGCCGGCCTGAAGAACACCGCCAAGTTCTCCAGCCCGGCCGACCGGTCGATCCGGCAGAGCGCACCGAGCCCCAAGAGCAAGCTCGCGGCCGCTGCCATGGCGGAGACCGCCGACGCCGCCAACCCGACCCTCGCGGTCGGCCTGGAAGCGTTCGCCACCTCCGCGCACGCGATCGAGCTGGACAGCTCCGTCACCAGCGCCACCACGCCGCTCGACATCACCATCGCCTGGGGCGACGGGGCCACCACCACCGCCTCGGCCTCCGGCACCCAGCTCGTGGCCTCCGAACACACCTACGCGGAGCTCGGCACCTACACCGTCAAGGTCACCGTGACGGACCAGGCCGCCAACACCTCGGTCACCAACGAGGTGGCGTTCACGACCGCGGGCTCGGACTACACCCCGTACGGCCCGACCCGTCTGCTGGACACCCGCAACGGCACCGGCGCCGCGAAGGCCGCCAAGGTCGCCCCGTACACCTCCGCCCACCTGAAGATCGGCGGGAACGGCTCCATCCCCGCCGGCGTCACCGCGGTGGTCCTCAACGTCACCGTCACCGGCACCACCAGCGGCGGCCACGTCACCGCCTTCGCCGACGGCGACGAGAAGCCGAGCACCTCGAACGTCAACTTCGTCCCGGGCCAGACGGTCCCGAACCTGGTCATCGTGCCGGTCGGCGAGAACGGCTACGTCAACCTGTACAACGGCGGCTGGGAGCCGGTCGACCTCATCGCCGACGTCACCGGCTACTTCACGCAGACCGCCTCCAGCGGCTACACCCCGCTGGCGCCGCAGCGCTTCGTCGACACCCGCAGCGGCACCGGCACCGCCAAGGGCCAGCTCGCCGGATACGGGTCCTTCGGCACCCAGATCACCGGCCTGGGCAAGGTGCCGGCCTCCGGCGTCACCGCCGTGGCGCTCAACGTGACCGTCACCAACCCGCGCAGCGACGGCCACCTGACCGTCTACCCGAGCGGCCAGCAGGCCCCGACCGCGTCCAACGTGAACTTCACGACCGGTCAGACCATCGCCAACTCGGTGATCGTCCCGGTCGGCCCCGACGGCAGGATCAACGTCCGCAACGGCGGCTGGAACCCGGCCGACGTCATCGTCGACGTCGTCGGCTACTACAGCCCGCAGAGCAAGGGCTCCTACCTGCCCTTCGCTCCGGAGCGGATGATCGACACCCGCGACCCCCAGGACCCGGCCCACGGCCCCCTGGCCGGCCGTGACTACATCTACGCGGGCATGTCCGAACCCGGTTCCGGCGTCACCGGCTTCGTGCTGAACGCCACGGTGACCAACACCAGGGACAGCGGCTTCCTCGCCGTCGCCCCGGACCCGAACACACTGGACGAGTACGACAACAACGCGGCGGGCCAGCCGGCACCACCCACCTCCTCGACCCTGAACTGGACGACCGGCAAGACCGTCCCGAACCTGGTCCAGGCAAGCACCGGCGGCACCGGCGTCGTCGACTTCTGGAACCAGAGCGACGGCGACACCGACCTCATCGTCGACGTCTTCGGCATGTACCAGGACAACTGA